In Arvicola amphibius chromosome 1, mArvAmp1.2, whole genome shotgun sequence, one DNA window encodes the following:
- the LOC119823794 gene encoding RNA transcription, translation and transport factor protein-like codes for MFRRKLTALDYHNPAGFNCKDETEFRNFIVWLEDQKIRHYKIEDRGNLRNIHSSDWPKFFKKYLRDVNCPFKIQERQEAIDWLLGLAVRLEYGDNAEKYKDLVPDNRKNTDNTAKNAEPLINLDVNNPDFKAGVMALANLLQIQRHDDYLVMLKAIRILVQERLTQDAVAKANQTKEGLPVALDKHILGFDTGDAVLNEAAQILRLLHIEELRELQTKINEAIVAVQAIIADPKTDHRLGKVGR; via the coding sequence ATGTTCCGACGCAAGCTCACGGCCCTGGACTACCACAACCCTGCAGGCTTCAACTGCAAAGATGAAACAGAATTTAGAAACTTCATTGTTTGGCTTGAAGACCAGAAAATTAGACACTACAAGATTGAAGACAGAGGTAACCTGAGAAATATCCACAGCAGTGACTGGCCCAAGTTCTTCAAAAAGTATCTCAGAGATGTTAACTGTCCTTTCAAGATTCAGGAGCGACAGGAAGCAATTGACTGGCTTCTTGGTTTAGCTGTCAGACTTGAATATGGAGATAATGCTGAAAAATACAAGGACTTAGTACCTGATAACAGGAAAAATACTGACAACACAGCTAAAAATGCGGAACCATTGATCAACCTGGACGTAAATAATCCTGATTTTAAGGCTGGTGTCATGGCTCTGGCTAACCTCCTTCAGATTCAGCGTCATGATGATTACTTGGTAATGCTTAAGGCAATTCGCATTTTGGTTCAGGAGCGTCTAACACAGGATGCAGTTGCTAAAGCAAATCAAACGAAAGAGGGCTTACCTGTTGCTTTAGACAAACATATTCTTGGCTTTGACACAGGAGATGCAGTTCTGAATGAAGCTGCTCAGATCTTGCGATTGCTGCACATAGAAGAGCTCAGAGAGCTACAGACGAAAATTAATGAAGCCATAGTAGCTGTTCAGGCAATCATTGCTGACCCAAAGACAGACCACAGACTGGGGAAAGTCGGAAGATGA